The Solicola gregarius DNA window CCGCGCCGCCGTCCGTGCCGAGCTTCCGTGCCGCCTCGGCCGCGCCGGCGAGTACGTGGTCGCGGTCGTTGAGCATGCCGATGAGACCGGTCGAGCAGACCTGGACGTCGACCGCGCCGACCCCGAGCTCGGTCGCGACCGTCTCCGCGGTCGCGTGGGTGATCGCGAATCCGTCGGGCCCGGTGTAGCAGTTGGCGCCGCCGGAGTTGACGACGACGGCACGCGCGGTGCCTCCTCGGATCGCCTGCTCGCTCCACAGCACCGGGTTCGCCTTGCAGCGATTGGACGTGAACACCGCCGCCGCGGCGTCGAGCGGTCCGTCGTTGACGATCACGGCCATGTCGGGAGCCCCGGTGGACTTGAGTCCGGCGGCGACGCCGGCCGCGCGGAATCCCTGCGGAGTTGTCACAGTCATCTCGTCACCTTCACGCTGGGTCCTCGTCCGTCGCCTGCCGTGGTCTCGCCGCTCACGGTGCCAGCCCCACCGTCGTCAGGCCCGCCTGCTCCGGAAGGCCGAGGGCGATGTTCATCGACTGGATCGCACCTCCGGCGGTCCCCTTCGCGAGGTTATCCTCCGCCGAGATCGCGACGAGCCGGCCGACGCGGTCGTCGACGGTCGCCTGGACGTGCACGGCGTTGGCACCGATCGTCGCCTGCGTCTGCGGCCAGGTGCCTTCGGGCAGCAGGTGCACGAACGGCTCGCTCGCGTACGCCTTCTCGTACGCGGTGCGTACGTCGGCCGCCGTCACCCCGTCGGCTATGGGCGCGGTGCAGGTGGCGAGGATGCCGCGCGCGGTCGGTGCGAGCACGGGCGTGAACGACACGCGTGGTGCCGCCGCGCCGGTCGCGCGGAGGTTCTGCTCGATCTCGGGCGTGTGGCGGTGCACTCCCCCGACACCGTACGAGCTGAGCTGGCCCATCACCTCCGAGCCGAGTAGGTGCGCCTTGAGGCCGCGGCCCGCACCGGACGTGCCCGTTGCGGCGACGACGGTGATGTCGTCGGTGACCAGTCCCGCGCTCACGGCCGGCAGCAGGGCGAGCGTCGACGCCGTCGGGAAGCACCCGGGGACGGCGATGCGGGTGGCGTTCTGCAGCTTCGCCCGCTGGCCCGGGAGCTCGGGTAGGCCGTAGGGCCAGGTGCCGGCATGGTCGCCGCCGTAGAACGACGCCCATTCGTCGGCGTCGTCGAGGCGGAAGTCGGCGCCGCAGTCGATCACGAGCGTCTCGTCGCTCAGCGTCGCGGCGATCTCGGCCGACGCGCCGTGTGGCAACGCGAGGAACACGACATCGTGCCCGGCAAGGGTCTCGGCATCCGTCGGGGCGAGTACGCGGTCGGCGAGCGGAACCAGGTGTGGCTGGTGCGCACCCAGCGGCGTACCGGCGTTTCCGGCAGCGGTGACCGCGCCGATCTCGACGTGCGGATGCCCGAGCAGCAGGCGGAGCAGTTCGCCGCCCGCGTACCCGCTCGCTCCGGCGACGGCTACGGTGGTGGTAGAGGTCGTCACCTGCATTATTATGCAGAGTGTTGCAGGTTTATGCAAGCGCGCGGAGACGGATCTTTAGACGTGGCGCCGCGGCGGACCGGGACCGATCTTTAGACCTCGTGCCGCGGTGGCGGGGACGGAACTTTAGACCGTACGCCCGTATGCGAGCCGCTATGTCTCAAGATCGGTGGCTTTCC harbors:
- the argC gene encoding N-acetyl-gamma-glutamyl-phosphate reductase encodes the protein MQVTTSTTTVAVAGASGYAGGELLRLLLGHPHVEIGAVTAAGNAGTPLGAHQPHLVPLADRVLAPTDAETLAGHDVVFLALPHGASAEIAATLSDETLVIDCGADFRLDDADEWASFYGGDHAGTWPYGLPELPGQRAKLQNATRIAVPGCFPTASTLALLPAVSAGLVTDDITVVAATGTSGAGRGLKAHLLGSEVMGQLSSYGVGGVHRHTPEIEQNLRATGAAAPRVSFTPVLAPTARGILATCTAPIADGVTAADVRTAYEKAYASEPFVHLLPEGTWPQTQATIGANAVHVQATVDDRVGRLVAISAEDNLAKGTAGGAIQSMNIALGLPEQAGLTTVGLAP